One Amaranthus tricolor cultivar Red isolate AtriRed21 chromosome 1, ASM2621246v1, whole genome shotgun sequence DNA window includes the following coding sequences:
- the LOC130816011 gene encoding probable serine/threonine-protein kinase WNK9 — MSSMIDHDSDDSPDYAEIDPTGRYGRYHEILGKGSSKIVYRGFDEYEGIEVAWNQVKLTDFLQRPEDLERLYSEIHLLKTLKHKNIMKFYTSWVDITNRNINFVTEMFTSGTLRQYRLKHKKVNIRAVKHWCRQILEGLLYLHSHDPPVIHRDLKCDNIFINGNQGEVKIGDLGLAAILRKSHAARCVGTPEFMAPEVYAEEYNELVDIYSFGMCVLEMVTFEYPYSECTHPAQIYKKVVSGKKPESLFKVKDPEVRLFVEKCLATVSDRLSAKELLDDPFLQNDDEGYDLRPIKDDRLFDNISKVVPLPCQNDSILINNSCFEYAGYEPDHEHEYQTLESAANEIELFTFLDDDDLTDMDISIKGKRRANGDIFLRLRITDKEGRVRNIYFPFDIETDTALSVTTEMVCELSIKEEDVQRIADMIDSEIASLVPDWKQSSAVEEASECSSIKDDNDSVARVSLADYLTLGSPSPKPRNIQLLRCSSHGSTSMRGRFEEITFSSEADGKDSGVILNTEPYGHHHRRPSLNFHFGETCESHDLSNLENETTISKNICRTQTPYNSPASSVVDDKEYEDEARKELIWLKSKYQLQLKELIDPHSSADMKPRFSTAEKEYNRLKWNKKIPLPPLGRGLKARDLKNALEKCFTPQFATQSFRRKCSNLQTRKLQSECCSPENIATANSFYPGAVLPHSLQRTTSLPVDAIDF; from the exons ATGAGTTCTATGATTGATCATGATTCAGATGATTCGCCTGATTATGCTGAGATTGATCCCACTGGTAGATATGGAAGa TATCATGAAATTCTGGGAAAAGGGTCTTCTAAGATAGT GTATAGGGGTTTTGATGAATATGAAGGAATTGAAGTGGCTTGGAATCAAGTTAAACTTACTGATTTTCTGCAAAGACCTGAAGATCTTGAAAGGCTTTACAGTGAAATTCATCTgctcaaaaccttgaaacacaaaaatattatgaaattctATACCTCATGGGTTGACATTACTAATAGAAACATCAATTTTGTCACTGAAATGTTCACCTCTGGTACTCTTAGGCA GTATAGGCTGAAGCATAAAAAGGTTAACATTAGAGCAGTAAAACATTGGTGTAGGCAGATCCTTGAAGGGCTTCTGTACCTCCATAGTCATGACCCACCAGTAATACATAGAGATCTAAAATGTGACAACATTTTCATTAATGGCAACCAAGGGGAAGTCAAGATCGGAGATCTTGGCTTAGCCGCGATTCTCAGGAAATCTCATGCTGCCCGTTGTGTTG GTACGCCAGAATTCATGGCGCCAGAGGTTTATGCCGAAGAATACAATGAATTGGTTGACATCTATTCGTTTGGGATGTGTGTACTTGAAATGGTTACGTTTGAATATCCTTACAGTGAATGCACACACCCTGCTCAAATTTACAAGAAAGTTGTTTCT GGGAAAAAACCAGAATCTCTTTTTAAGGTGAAGGATCCGGAAGTGCGCCTCTTTGTTGAGAAATGCTTAGCAACTGTGTCTGATAGATTGTCGGCAAAGGAGCTACTAGACGACCCGTTTTTGCAAAATGATGACGAAGGATATGATTTGAGGCCAATCAAGGATGATAGATTGTTTGATAATATCAGTAAAGTTGTGCCATTACCTTGCCAAAATGACAGCATTTTGATAAATAACAGTTGCTTTGAGTATGCTGGCTACGAACCGGATCATGAGCATGAGTACCAAACACTAGAATCAGCTGCCAATGAAATTGAGCTATTCACTTTCCTTGACGATGATGATTTGACCGATATGGACATCAGCATCAAGGGGAAGAGAAGAGCAAATGGCGATATCTTCTTACGACTCAGAATTACCGACAAAGAAG GGAGAGTGCGGAATATTTACTTTCCTTTTGACATCGAGACCGACACTGCGTTAAGTGTAACAACTGAAATGGTTTGCGAACTAAGTATTAAAGAGGAAGATGTGCAACGAATAGCAGATATGATCGATAGTGAGATTGCTTCCCTAGTCCCTGATTGGAAGCAAAGTTCGGCAGTAGAAGAAGCATCCGAGTGCTCTAGCATCAAAGACGATAATGACTCTGTGGCTCGTGTTTCTTTAGCAGATTATCTTACCTTGGGCAGCCCAAGCCCAAAGCCGCGTAATATCCAACTCCTCCGTTGCTCTAGTCATGGATCGACTTCTATGAGGGGACGTTTTGAAGAGATAACTTTTTCATCCGAGGCTGATGGGAAAGATTCTGGTGTGATACTGAATACCGAGCCATATGGTCATCATCATCGTCGACCAAGCTTGAACTTCCACTTTGGTGAAACATGCGAGTCACATGACCTTTCGAATTTAGAAAATGAAACGACGATCTCGAAAAATATTTGTCGGACTCAAACGCCGTATAACTCTCCTGCTAGCTCCGTTGTAGACGATAAAGAGTATGAGGACGAGGCACGAAAGGAGCTGATATGGCTGAAGTCAAAGTACCAATTGCAGTTGAAAGAACTGATTGATCCGCACTCGAGTGCAGATATGAAGCCCCGATTCTCCACCGCAGAAAAGGAATACAATCGATTAAAATGGAATAAGAAGATACCTTTGCCTCCCCTTGGACGAGGATTAAAAGCCCGCGATCTTAAAAACGCATTGGAAAAGTGTTTTACGCCTCAATTCGCTACCCAATCTTTTAGGAGGAAATGCAGCAATTTGCAGACCCGAAAGCTTCAAAGCGAGTGTTGCAGCCCCGAGAATATAGCGACTGCTAATAGCTTTTACCCAGGAGCTGTGCTTCCTCATTCCCTTCAAAGAACAACATCTCTACCTGTTGATGCTATAGATTTCTAA